One Tunturibacter gelidoferens genomic region harbors:
- a CDS encoding translocation/assembly module TamB domain-containing protein, whose protein sequence is MSDLEKKLSEKKEELEAKVAGEIAKVKRSLAKRMMIWIGWTVAALLVLVVVLFGAFAWYSKTNDFNRRVGKEVVKVLEDATGGRVELAKISFDLWHLVVEADGLVIHGLEGPGEAPYIAVDRVLLRVEIFDFFTHVTGSGISSHIRLNYLDVEHPQFHLIVDKDGKTNQPVPKHPNTSKTSVTDTLLDLKAQEVVLSNGVALINNRAIPFDLAARDLDAEVHYLAATDRYGATVDLKDLRTKMGKQVEAQSALSLAVELGRDAMELQRLKFTTGKSSELDATGSFKNFAKPQWQATVKGTVEIKQISVLADVDGLNAGTVDLDLNGHNCTTSPSVAQKHPPFWRRSHPAETTKPPRPLPPDPDCVAGYLLVGTAKIHKAAYRDQNVRLHDIDGGGTLHVTPTELLLTALTGYLPGGGGAAGELRIANWLGEVPPQDVAVSSSSTKAAITTANTTAKTIGAKAPISETAKVPPVQVAHAYLTAIVTKIPLRTIMDVTAPEDYGDLGFDTAVSGPVKVEWGGPAKNISDTVEVEGNLTFAPTGVRRRGALNDVPVTGQTVAHYTGRNETVLIQRISLQMPQTNFEASGILGVNEGDPLTDLRVDMTVRDLSEYNQLLTTLDLEGNGKKGTAAIPVVLHGAMQFNGTAKGKIADLDMKGHLQATNAEFALGTTDVLIDSLVTDAEYSPNTGVVVASSTIKRGTAVLNAEGKIAPRKVVSRFGKTTYLWDDGMALDAKVQLANAQVVDVLQIAGQQEKVSLTGTVALNGHAVGTLRSLSGGGHLSLMNGVAYGEPYESAVADLTVQGKDVEATNVVLRLHGMQIAGNGGYDMSTDRLHGHIEGHDIQLSKFETVKKTKNDVDGTVNLVADANGTLTQPGLKANVTLNAVSYRGQMIGEATVEAHSQGEVMYFTANSTLVGAKLNASGQTRLTGEYQTEAKMTVAGLDIGKPLEMFGPGTMKAQSMINGSATVSGPLKTPKTLRGEAEFSQVDVKLQGVELKAAEPLRVGLRDGLATLEQVHITGQDTDMRASGTAQLFGATDPKGGKLDVKATGSVSMTLLHTFDSDVISTGKVEFTVGAGGYVMNPELTGRVQFDKVNVAIDGVPNGLSNMNGTLVFNDDRLQVQSLTATTGGGTLKIGGFIRYKNGLYADLSATGDVVRVRLYGLSATANANLKLQGGPESSLLSGTILITRFGVGADVDFAAFGSAGGVSPPPDPNAPSNKIRLDVHVTSAPQLDFQNSYAKLAGTVDLQIRGTAAVPSLLGRIEINEGSATFAGTKYLLQRGDIYFTNPVRIDPIIDLDATAQVENYDITIGLHGTSTNLKPTYRSEPPLSESDVFALLALGRTQEEAQLYQERQVQQGTDPTTSALLGGALNATVSNRVEKLFGVGSVKIDPAFVGTLGGSSARITVQQQLSRQITATFATNVNTSAQQLIQVQYDLNHDNSIVVARDESGVFSIVYKLRRRYR, encoded by the coding sequence ATGAGCGACCTGGAGAAAAAACTGAGTGAGAAGAAGGAGGAGCTCGAGGCGAAGGTTGCCGGTGAGATTGCGAAGGTGAAGAGGTCTCTGGCGAAGCGGATGATGATCTGGATCGGCTGGACCGTGGCGGCGTTGCTGGTGCTGGTGGTGGTGCTGTTCGGGGCGTTCGCGTGGTATTCGAAGACGAACGACTTCAATCGGCGGGTTGGGAAGGAGGTTGTAAAGGTTCTGGAGGACGCGACGGGCGGAAGAGTGGAGCTGGCGAAGATCAGCTTCGATCTTTGGCATCTTGTCGTAGAGGCCGACGGACTGGTGATACATGGGCTTGAGGGGCCGGGAGAGGCTCCCTATATCGCGGTGGATAGAGTTCTGCTTCGCGTAGAGATCTTTGACTTCTTCACGCATGTAACGGGCAGCGGGATTTCGTCGCATATTCGTTTGAACTACCTGGACGTGGAGCATCCTCAGTTCCATTTGATCGTTGATAAAGATGGCAAGACGAACCAACCGGTGCCGAAGCATCCTAATACGAGTAAGACATCGGTTACGGATACGCTGCTTGATCTGAAGGCGCAGGAGGTGGTGCTGTCCAACGGTGTGGCGTTGATTAATAATCGGGCGATTCCGTTCGATCTTGCTGCCCGAGATCTGGATGCGGAGGTGCATTATCTTGCTGCGACGGATCGGTATGGCGCGACGGTAGACCTGAAGGATCTTCGAACGAAGATGGGGAAGCAGGTGGAGGCGCAGTCGGCGTTGAGCCTGGCAGTGGAGTTGGGAAGAGACGCGATGGAGTTGCAGCGGCTGAAGTTCACCACAGGCAAGAGTTCCGAGCTGGACGCAACTGGGAGCTTCAAGAACTTTGCTAAACCACAGTGGCAGGCGACGGTGAAGGGAACGGTCGAAATAAAGCAGATTTCGGTGCTGGCCGATGTGGATGGTCTGAATGCGGGCACGGTGGATCTAGATTTGAATGGGCATAACTGCACGACGTCCCCCTCGGTAGCGCAGAAGCATCCGCCGTTCTGGCGCCGGAGCCATCCCGCGGAGACGACTAAGCCGCCGCGGCCGTTGCCGCCTGATCCAGATTGTGTGGCTGGATATCTTTTGGTGGGGACGGCGAAGATTCACAAAGCAGCTTATCGGGATCAGAATGTGCGACTACATGATATCGATGGCGGTGGGACGTTGCATGTGACGCCTACGGAGTTATTGTTGACTGCGTTGACGGGATATCTGCCTGGCGGAGGCGGCGCGGCGGGTGAGCTGCGGATTGCGAACTGGCTTGGGGAGGTACCGCCTCAGGATGTTGCGGTGAGTTCGTCTTCGACCAAAGCTGCGATTACGACGGCGAATACGACTGCAAAGACGATCGGGGCGAAGGCTCCGATTTCGGAGACGGCGAAGGTGCCCCCGGTGCAGGTCGCGCACGCGTATTTGACTGCGATAGTTACGAAGATTCCGCTGCGAACGATTATGGACGTGACGGCCCCGGAGGACTATGGCGATCTGGGGTTTGATACGGCTGTGAGCGGGCCGGTGAAGGTCGAGTGGGGCGGCCCAGCGAAGAATATCTCCGATACGGTGGAGGTAGAGGGAAATTTGACGTTTGCTCCGACGGGGGTTAGACGGCGTGGGGCGTTGAACGATGTTCCGGTGACGGGGCAAACTGTGGCTCACTACACGGGCCGTAACGAGACGGTGCTGATTCAGCGGATTTCGTTGCAGATGCCCCAGACAAACTTTGAGGCGTCTGGGATTTTGGGAGTGAATGAGGGTGATCCGCTGACGGACCTGCGTGTGGATATGACGGTGCGGGATCTATCAGAGTACAACCAACTGCTGACGACGCTGGATCTGGAAGGAAATGGAAAGAAGGGCACCGCGGCAATTCCTGTTGTGTTGCATGGCGCGATGCAGTTCAACGGAACAGCGAAAGGGAAGATTGCGGATCTTGATATGAAGGGGCATCTACAGGCGACGAATGCGGAGTTCGCGCTGGGAACGACTGATGTGTTGATCGATTCGCTTGTGACGGATGCGGAGTATTCGCCGAACACTGGAGTTGTGGTAGCGAGTTCGACGATCAAACGTGGGACTGCGGTGCTGAATGCGGAGGGCAAGATTGCGCCGCGGAAGGTTGTGTCACGATTCGGCAAGACGACTTATTTGTGGGACGACGGGATGGCTCTGGACGCGAAGGTGCAGCTGGCCAATGCGCAGGTGGTCGATGTATTGCAGATCGCGGGGCAGCAGGAGAAGGTCTCGCTGACAGGAACGGTGGCGCTGAACGGGCATGCGGTGGGGACGCTGAGGAGTTTGAGTGGAGGCGGTCATCTTTCGTTGATGAACGGTGTGGCCTACGGGGAGCCGTACGAGTCGGCGGTGGCGGATTTGACGGTGCAGGGGAAGGATGTGGAGGCGACCAATGTCGTGCTGCGGCTGCACGGGATGCAGATTGCGGGTAACGGTGGGTATGACATGAGCACGGATCGCCTGCATGGGCATATAGAAGGGCATGACATTCAGCTGTCGAAGTTTGAGACGGTGAAGAAGACGAAGAACGATGTCGATGGGACGGTGAACCTGGTTGCGGATGCGAATGGGACGCTGACGCAGCCCGGGTTGAAGGCGAATGTCACTTTGAACGCGGTGTCTTATCGCGGGCAGATGATTGGCGAGGCGACGGTGGAGGCGCATAGCCAGGGAGAGGTGATGTACTTCACCGCGAACTCGACGCTGGTGGGAGCGAAGCTGAATGCTTCGGGACAGACGCGGTTGACGGGCGAGTATCAGACCGAGGCGAAGATGACGGTGGCGGGTCTGGATATTGGCAAGCCGCTGGAGATGTTTGGACCGGGGACCATGAAGGCGCAGTCGATGATCAACGGCAGTGCGACTGTGAGCGGGCCACTCAAGACACCGAAGACGCTGCGAGGCGAGGCTGAGTTCAGCCAGGTAGATGTGAAGCTGCAGGGGGTGGAACTGAAGGCTGCTGAACCCTTGCGGGTTGGACTGCGCGATGGTTTGGCTACGCTCGAGCAGGTTCACATCACCGGGCAGGATACGGATATGCGCGCGAGTGGGACGGCACAGTTATTTGGCGCGACGGATCCGAAGGGAGGCAAGCTGGATGTGAAAGCGACCGGCAGTGTGAGCATGACGCTGCTGCACACCTTCGACTCGGATGTTATTTCGACTGGCAAGGTGGAGTTCACCGTGGGCGCCGGCGGATATGTGATGAATCCGGAGCTGACGGGGAGAGTACAGTTCGACAAAGTGAATGTTGCGATCGATGGCGTGCCGAATGGGTTGAGCAATATGAATGGCACGCTGGTGTTCAACGACGACCGGCTGCAGGTGCAGAGCCTGACTGCTACGACCGGCGGAGGAACACTGAAGATCGGCGGGTTCATCCGCTACAAGAATGGGTTGTATGCGGACCTGTCGGCGACGGGCGATGTGGTGCGGGTGCGGCTGTATGGGTTAAGTGCGACGGCGAATGCGAACTTGAAGTTGCAGGGCGGTCCGGAGAGCTCGCTGTTGAGCGGAACGATCCTGATTACACGATTCGGCGTGGGGGCTGATGTGGATTTCGCAGCGTTTGGTTCTGCAGGAGGGGTAAGCCCGCCTCCCGATCCGAATGCGCCTTCGAACAAGATTCGTTTAGATGTGCATGTGACGAGTGCGCCGCAGCTTGATTTTCAAAACTCGTATGCAAAGCTGGCGGGGACCGTTGATTTGCAGATTCGTGGGACGGCTGCGGTGCCTTCTTTGCTGGGGCGGATCGAGATCAATGAAGGAAGCGCGACGTTTGCGGGGACGAAGTATCTACTGCAGCGCGGGGACATTTACTTTACGAATCCAGTGCGTATTGATCCGATCATCGACCTGGATGCGACGGCGCAGGTGGAGAACTACGACATTACGATTGGGCTGCACGGGACTTCGACGAATTTGAAGCCGACGTATCGGTCGGAGCCGCCACTGAGCGAGTCGGATGTGTTTGCCCTGCTGGCGCTGGGACGGACGCAGGAGGAGGCGCAGCTATACCAGGAGCGGCAG
- a CDS encoding peptidylprolyl isomerase → MRWMTHNTIKRLSLAAFAMTLVWSSGQGLASLQSPAGQTTTPPAGAASSAPVTTPGSVAQQGVVLDRVVAVVNGDVILESDVDEERRFEDIQPYRRTAGDRSRERTIERLIDRDLILQQAELEPEDAISSKALDDQLTMLRKDIPDCKEYHCESDEGWKKYLGDHGFTVEEFRERWRLRMELLRFIEVRFRNGIKISDSEIKDFYEKRMAPEYAKRNVPAPQLDTISKRIEEVLLQQQVGALLVDWLKSLRVQGSVKIMNPGEVAP, encoded by the coding sequence ATGCGTTGGATGACGCACAATACGATTAAGCGATTGTCGCTGGCTGCGTTTGCAATGACGCTTGTGTGGAGCAGCGGGCAGGGTTTGGCTTCCTTGCAATCGCCTGCCGGACAGACGACGACACCACCGGCCGGGGCTGCGAGTTCCGCGCCTGTCACTACGCCTGGTTCGGTTGCCCAGCAGGGTGTGGTGCTGGATCGAGTGGTCGCGGTAGTGAACGGAGATGTGATTCTGGAGAGCGATGTCGATGAAGAACGGCGGTTTGAGGACATTCAACCTTATCGAAGGACTGCAGGGGACCGTTCGAGGGAGAGGACGATCGAACGATTGATCGATCGCGATTTAATCCTGCAGCAGGCGGAACTGGAGCCGGAAGATGCAATCTCCAGTAAGGCGTTGGATGACCAGTTGACGATGCTGCGGAAGGATATTCCCGACTGCAAGGAGTATCACTGCGAGTCGGACGAGGGTTGGAAGAAATATCTCGGCGACCATGGATTTACGGTGGAGGAGTTCCGCGAGCGGTGGCGGCTGAGGATGGAACTGCTGAGGTTTATTGAGGTGCGGTTTCGCAATGGAATCAAGATTTCGGACTCTGAGATTAAGGACTTTTACGAGAAGAGGATGGCGCCGGAGTATGCGAAGCGAAATGTGCCCGCGCCACAGCTGGATACGATCTCGAAGAGGATTGAAGAGGTGCTGCTGCAGCAGCAGGTAGGAGCACTGTTGGTGGATTGGCTGAAGTCGCTGCGGGTGCAGGGCAGCGTGAAGATTATGAATCCAGGTGAGGTGGCTCCATGA